The region CATCATCCACATCTTCTCCATAATTCGTCATGTCGTTTGCAACCGTTATTACTCGACCAAAATGATTAATGATTGATTCACCCTGCCTCATTGCTAAGACCTAAAAGTCCCGAAGTAGACGATTGAGTTGAGCTCTCTTCACTCGAGCATTGCCTCGAAACTTCAACTTCATGGAATCCCATAGCTGGTTAGATGTCTCATGCGTGATCCTCTTCAGAATTAACTTGTCAAGCGACTAAAACAAGTAATTCTTAGCCTTCAAATCATTCAACTTCATCTCCTCCAGGTTCTTTATTTTCTATGTCGTCATTCCATTTTTACTCTTCGATAGCAACTTAATACTCCTTGGATCGAAGGAGATTCTCCATAACCATGCTTCAATGATCGTAGTCGCCGTTGAACTTCGGAAAGGATGTTGCTGTAAAGTTTTCTTCCGGACCCATCTCTCTTTTTAAATCTCTCAAGTCACAACTCTTAATACCATATTGTTAGATGTAAACGAACTCAAGAGAATCAAATAACAATAGTTCTGAAAATGACTTATTTATTCATTGTAAACGTGCAACAAATAAATAAAGGAAACATAAACAACTTATGGCCCTCGTACTAAGTAAAATTAAGGAAACATACTTGACTACAAAACTTGActaaatcaattaaataatgctAAAAACTAGGACACTAATTTGACTAAGCCTTATCAGATTTTATATCTCACTAAGAGTGGTCTTTCCGGTTTCATGCCAAAGGAACTTCAGATGGTGAGGAACTTAATAGAAGTTGCTATGAGTGGTTGCAATCTCACTGGATTCATGCCATTATCACTAGGAACATTTACTAATATATCAAAACTCACTTTAAGTAACAACCAAATTTCTGGCCACATTCCTTCTGAAATAGGCAAGTTAGTCAACCTTGAGGTACTAGCTCCAGATTCTAATAGCCTTTCTGGATCCATTCCTTGGGAAATATGCAATTTAGTCAACCTCGAGATACTAGCTCTTGATTCTAATAGCCTTTCTGGATCCATTCCTTGTGAAATTTTCAAGTTTCTTAACCTTGAGACACTAACTATTGGTAATAATAGTCTTTCTGGTTCCATTTCTAATTTCAGAGGAGTTAGAAAACTTATCTTTGTTGTACAAACTCTCGAAAAGTAACAATCATCTTTTCGGAGAAGTTCCTGTACAAATTGCATCACTGTGTGAACTAACTGCCTTGGAGCTCGCATCGAATAATTTAAGTGGGTTCATACCTGAAAAGCTTGGAAGGTTGTCTAAGTTATTGCAGTTGAATTTGAGCCAAAATAAATTTGAAGGAAACATTCCTGCTGATTTTGGCCAGTTGAAAGTTATTGAAAATATTGATCTTAGCAGGAACTTTTTAATGGAACAAGTTTGGACAGTTGAAATCCTTAGAAACATTGAATATCTCACATAATAATCTTTCTGGTACCATTCCCCTTACCAAAGGTGAGATGTTAAGCTTGACAAATGCTGATATATCACACGATCAACTCGAGGGGCCGATTCCAAGCATTCCATCCTTTCAAAAAGCTTTGATTGAAGCACTCAAAAATAACAAAGGTTTGTGTGGTAATGTCTCTGGCTTCTTTGTGGCAACAACCTTCTCAAAGTGTTATTGACCTTACACTTGATAATGTGCCATGGATAGATAAGTTGGACCAACGTCTCCCAAATCCCAGAAACAATGTTCGAGTGAACGAGTGGCTTTGATGATAAGGGTAGCAATTGCTTGCTTAACTGAAATCCCAAATTCTCGACCTACCATGGAGCAAATTTGCAAGAAGCTTATAACCTCATATAATCATCTTCACTAATTTAGAACTATAAGACTATTTTAGTTGTATTGTAACTCATTATGATTTTGTAATTTTTAGTTGTATTATCAAAATGTATGCCCAAACAAAATGTGATTATAATTTATAGTTTAAAGTATATTTTCAATATCATTATAATTTACAAATAAACTCTAGTAAAGTTATTAAAAGGGTTAAATAAGTTTTTGATCCCTTTAAATATAGTCAATTTTACTTTTAATCGTTTTTAAAGAATGATTCTCCTAATACTTTCCATCCACACTTTTGATTCCTATTAGTAACGGCGGTTATCAGAAGCTGATGTGGCATTATACCATGTGATTTTCTTTTATTGGACATATACATGGCCGTCCCAGCGTGACAAGATCCTGATCTAGAATAATAAAGTCAATATTATTCATTAACTCAAAAAAGATGGTAACTAAGGGTAGCTAAAATCGTACCTAATCTATAGCAATGGCCGTCGTTCGGCATAATAATACCAATAACAAAAGCATTCCAATAGTACAGGAAGTCCAATAGTATCAGCGACAAAACTACAAGCCAAAACCAATGTCAATGTGATACGGACACTAAGCACAACACTGGCAATTGTTGTCATACCTGAGGCGTGACCGAGATGTTGTGTTTCTGAAACCGATGGTAACAGCCAAGGTCAGGACTCAGGAGCATCAATAACCAAATGATCTCAGGATTTATTTTACCGTGAATTTTGGATGATGTGTGAAACACTTTTAACTCTTTGGGAACCAGTTTAATCCAATGGCACTGATACAAAATAGCCATGTGATAACTATCGGTGCGAACAAGAAGCCGACCCTATGTGTGCCATAATGTTGAAGCGCAATCAAGCCTACCAATATGATGCATGCAACTGGAGCTTCTACGTCTGTAAAGTAACAAGTTTCAAAAGCATCGTCAGTGAGGAATGTGCCAAATCATTCAAATAAAATAGTGGTATCAAAATTAGAATTGAAATAAGAGTAAAAAAAGACTAAAGGACAAATAAAATGTTAAGCATACATGCATTAAACTCAGAGTATAGGACTCCATCACATGTGTAAATGCGAACATGCATTAAACAAAATGTTACTACAGATTAACTACGAATTTAGCTACCGATTAGCTACGATTTTTTTTGGATTCATAAATAATATTGACTTTAATCATGTGGTATGCCATGTCGGCACTGCCATGTGTATGTCCAGTTAAAAAAAACTTTCATGTGGCATGTCACGTCAACTTCTATTAACGGTCGTTAGCAGGCCAAGGGACCAAAAGTGTGGATGAAAAATattagaaaaatattttttgaagAAATTTTTTAGAGGGACTAAAAGTGAAATTGACCGTATTTAGAAGGACTAAAAACTTATTTAACGCAATAAAAAATTATATGTATAACTTTTGAAGAAGACGCGGGAGAAAAACATATGCAATTAGGATTTTGAGTGAAAAAAGGATTATCAAGTTAAATTAAGTGGTCGTTAATGAAAGGAATTTATTCAGTCTAAATTTTTTAAAGGATATTTAAgtaatttttttaattattaacGGATACGTATACCCTCGGGTACAAGTACCATCAAATATTTATTTGTGCCCATAAGGAAACATGTGATTAAATATCTGTTTATTTTACATGTGTGCCCGTGGCGGGTTTTACCTCATATATAATCtgaagatgcatcttcggaatTACACCCGATAataatttttgaatttgatttAGAGATGCTATGATGAATTTGACCATATATTACgatatattataattataatgTCATTTTCAATTTTGTACAAATTAAACCACACACTTTTgaaataatattaaaataaaatatataaattattGGAGTAGACAATGAAGTCAAAATAAAATAGAACCGAAAATAGCACTTCTAATACAAATATATATGCCACTGCGTATAATGGAATTGAGAACTTTTCCCACGCGAGAACATCTCTCACCTCATAGCCATCCATAAAGAGTCATATGTGTATACTCATTTGCTTAATCTCTACGATACAACGGCATCTAAGCAACACATCAATAGCATGATCTGCCCTAGCCTGCTCCTTCTCTAGTATCTCCTAATGAGCTGGCCTAGATGGATCTCTCGGAGCATTCAGTATCATATAAGGATG is a window of Lathyrus oleraceus cultivar Zhongwan6 chromosome 6, CAAS_Psat_ZW6_1.0, whole genome shotgun sequence DNA encoding:
- the LOC127095077 gene encoding leucine-rich repeat protein 1-like encodes the protein MPKELQMVRNLIEVAMSGCNLTGFMPLSLGTFTNISKLTLSNNQISGHIPSEIGKLVNLEVLAPDSNSLSGSIPWEICNLVNLEILALDSNSLSGSIPCEIFKFLNLETLTIGNNSLSGSISNFRGVRKLIFVVQTLEK